The Candidatus Latescibacterota bacterium nucleotide sequence GATGAATGCCGTCCGTGTGGCGCTGGAGCGGACTCCTCCCGAGCTTTCTGCGGACATCATTGACCGGGGAATCATCTTGACGGGAGGAGGTTCGCTCCTGGGAGGGATAGACATGCTTCTCAAGGAAGAGACCAATCTTCCGATCAACGTGGTTGAAGATCCTCTGACC carries:
- a CDS encoding rod shape-determining protein, with protein sequence MNAVRVALERTPPELSADIIDRGIILTGGGSLLGGIDMLLKEETNLPINVVEDPLTCVVLGTGKILSNLHVYERIIMKSSRL